In the Salinirubrum litoreum genome, one interval contains:
- a CDS encoding SRPBCC family protein produces the protein MTVRVRRTFEFDVPGERVWEFIADPEKRARPISVVEDFELDAEDGRKATWHVRLPIPVVSSTIAVATEDVTREPPRYVKFVGRSKVMRVTGEHTIEETEDGSRLVNEFSVEGRLPGVERFFKKNLDRELDNLEAALREELGVTA, from the coding sequence ATGACTGTCCGCGTCCGACGGACGTTCGAGTTCGACGTTCCCGGCGAGCGAGTGTGGGAGTTCATCGCGGACCCGGAGAAACGCGCGAGACCCATCAGTGTCGTCGAGGACTTCGAACTCGACGCTGAGGACGGTCGGAAGGCGACGTGGCACGTCCGCCTGCCCATCCCGGTCGTCAGTTCCACCATCGCCGTCGCCACCGAGGACGTGACCCGCGAGCCACCACGCTACGTCAAGTTCGTCGGACGCTCGAAGGTGATGCGTGTCACCGGCGAACACACCATCGAAGAGACCGAAGACGGCTCCCGACTCGTCAACGAATTCTCCGTCGAGGGCCGCCTCCCCGGCGTCGAACGCTTCTTCAAGAAGAATCTGGATCGGGAACTGGACAACCTCGAAGCCGCGCTCCGCGAGGAACTCGGGGTCACGGCCTGA
- a CDS encoding cobalamin B12-binding domain-containing protein — MSADQEQRAIRCLIAKVGLDGHDRGAHVIARAFRDAGFEVIYSGLHRSPDEIVQAAVQEDVDVLGISILSGAHMTLVPKIVDGLESYGAFEDTLLLVGGIIPDDDTAELKEMGVAEVFGPGTPMEETIRFVRDNAPERR; from the coding sequence ATGAGCGCAGATCAGGAACAGCGAGCGATCAGGTGTCTGATCGCGAAAGTCGGCCTCGACGGCCACGACCGGGGCGCACACGTCATCGCGCGGGCGTTCCGCGACGCCGGGTTCGAGGTCATCTACTCCGGCCTCCACCGGTCGCCCGACGAGATCGTGCAAGCCGCCGTCCAGGAGGACGTGGACGTCCTCGGCATCTCGATCCTCTCGGGGGCGCACATGACACTGGTCCCGAAGATCGTCGACGGCCTGGAGTCGTACGGCGCGTTCGAGGACACACTCCTGCTCGTCGGCGGGATCATCCCCGACGACGACACGGCCGAACTGAAGGAGATGGGCGTCGCCGAGGTGTTCGGCCCGGGGACGCCGATGGAGGAGACGATCCGGTTCGTGCGCGACAACGCGCCCGAGCGACGATGA
- the meaB gene encoding methylmalonyl Co-A mutase-associated GTPase MeaB codes for MSEATERDLVADLLEGDHRALARTITKIENRSPGYRDLVSALHEHTGNAAVVGITGSPGAGKSTLVDKLAVTYRERGLTVGVIAVDPSSPYTGGSVLGDRIRMASNVGDMDVFFRSMSARGTLGGLSTATGDAIKALDAFGKDVILVETVGAGQNEVDVVKTADSVVVLVQPGSGDDVQMLKAGILEIGDVFVVNKADMDGADRTVSELEEMIHMRDDPTAKLNTGHHAQPTVADAGSGGDEATDADGDGTASWTPAVVETVATTGEGVEALIETLADHDEYLDESGERRRKARTRAAEEIRTLLRNDTADLLERELARHGGVESLAASVVDRETDPYSVADRVVEPLRDCLDARDE; via the coding sequence ATGAGCGAGGCCACGGAGCGAGACCTCGTCGCCGACCTCTTGGAGGGTGACCACCGCGCGCTGGCCCGGACGATCACAAAGATCGAGAATCGGAGTCCCGGCTACCGCGATCTTGTCTCCGCACTCCACGAACACACCGGGAACGCGGCGGTCGTCGGCATCACCGGGAGTCCCGGCGCGGGCAAGTCGACGCTCGTGGACAAACTCGCGGTCACCTACCGGGAGCGCGGCCTGACGGTCGGCGTCATCGCGGTCGATCCCTCCTCGCCGTACACCGGCGGGTCGGTGCTGGGCGACCGCATCCGGATGGCCTCGAACGTCGGCGACATGGACGTGTTCTTCCGGTCGATGTCCGCCAGAGGGACGCTCGGCGGCCTCTCGACGGCGACCGGTGACGCGATCAAGGCACTCGACGCGTTCGGCAAGGACGTGATCCTCGTGGAGACGGTCGGCGCGGGACAGAACGAGGTGGACGTGGTGAAGACCGCAGACTCCGTGGTCGTCCTCGTCCAACCGGGGTCGGGCGACGACGTGCAGATGCTGAAGGCCGGCATCCTGGAGATCGGCGACGTGTTCGTCGTCAACAAAGCCGACATGGACGGCGCGGACAGGACCGTCTCGGAACTGGAGGAGATGATCCACATGCGGGACGACCCGACCGCGAAGTTGAACACCGGTCACCACGCCCAACCGACCGTGGCAGACGCGGGGTCCGGTGGCGACGAGGCGACCGACGCGGACGGAGACGGGACGGCCTCGTGGACGCCGGCAGTCGTCGAGACCGTGGCGACCACCGGCGAGGGCGTCGAGGCGTTGATCGAGACGCTCGCCGACCACGACGAGTACCTCGACGAGTCGGGCGAGCGCCGGCGGAAGGCCCGGACACGCGCGGCAGAGGAGATCAGGACGCTCCTGCGGAACGACACCGCCGACCTGCTGGAACGGGAACTCGCCCGTCACGGCGGCGTCGAGTCGCTGGCCGCGTCGGTGGTCGACCGCGAGACCGACCCCTACTCTGTCGCCGACCGGGTCGTCGAACCGCTGCGAGACTGTCTCGACGCGCGCGACGAGTGA
- a CDS encoding lysylphosphatidylglycerol synthase transmembrane domain-containing protein: MVATTRGRVLRAVGAFALGLALLAVLLSSVGVGRVFRHLRTADPRLGALGALSAVTAVLLWSEALRQLLCVGRQVSGLRYRAAFLTGDFTKQVLPMGHASGPAIMAYAVSRAVGIDYEETLAAITVADLLNLAVSLLLATAGLALVAVSHPETATDAVLLPLVVAVLGVFVVVVLLTSRRRLLTAFVRRAAAFCHATAGRVVGRLDRLLDPEQIDSRLVGYYATLDTVAADRSRVVLAGVLAVAGWVLFAFPLYTSALALGVALPVTLALFVVPVAGLATWFPVPGGLGGVEVAVAGALVGFLGVDVGTAAAVALLYRLCSYWTVVAVDGLAALGAVAFGR, from the coding sequence GTGGTCGCCACGACACGCGGTCGCGTCCTCCGAGCAGTCGGCGCGTTCGCCCTCGGACTCGCCCTCCTCGCCGTTCTCCTGTCGAGCGTCGGCGTCGGTCGGGTCTTCAGACACCTCCGGACCGCCGACCCTCGACTCGGCGCACTCGGCGCGCTGTCTGCGGTCACGGCCGTCCTGTTGTGGAGCGAGGCGCTCCGACAACTGCTCTGTGTCGGCCGTCAAGTCTCCGGACTCCGCTACCGGGCCGCCTTTCTCACCGGCGACTTCACGAAACAGGTCCTCCCGATGGGCCACGCCTCCGGCCCGGCGATCATGGCGTACGCCGTCTCCCGTGCGGTGGGTATCGACTACGAGGAGACGCTGGCGGCGATCACCGTCGCCGACCTGCTGAACCTCGCCGTCTCGCTCTTGCTCGCGACCGCCGGACTGGCGCTCGTGGCCGTCAGCCACCCCGAGACTGCGACCGACGCCGTTCTGCTTCCGCTCGTGGTCGCGGTGCTCGGCGTGTTCGTCGTCGTCGTGCTGTTGACCTCCCGACGGCGTCTGTTGACCGCGTTCGTCCGCCGGGCCGCCGCGTTCTGTCACGCGACCGCCGGACGGGTGGTCGGCCGACTCGACCGACTGCTCGACCCCGAACAGATCGACTCACGGCTCGTCGGTTACTACGCGACCCTCGACACCGTCGCCGCCGACCGGTCGCGCGTCGTGCTCGCCGGCGTGTTGGCGGTCGCCGGGTGGGTGCTGTTCGCGTTCCCGCTGTACACCAGCGCACTGGCACTCGGGGTCGCACTGCCGGTCACGCTCGCACTGTTCGTCGTCCCGGTCGCGGGCCTGGCGACGTGGTTCCCGGTCCCCGGCGGTCTCGGCGGGGTGGAGGTCGCGGTAGCCGGCGCACTGGTCGGCTTTCTCGGCGTGGACGTCGGCACTGCGGCCGCCGTCGCACTCCTCTACCGACTGTGTAGCTACTGGACCGTGGTCGCGGTCGACGGCCTCGCCGCGCTGGGTGCCGTGGCCTTCGGCCGATGA
- a CDS encoding VOC family protein, which yields MPPHLGHVHLKVRDVDRAVEFYTDLLGLSITERHANFAFLSFGEHHHDLALQGLGGASASASAGTSAADRGGDGDASGRSRVGLYHTAFEVESPAELRAVFDRLIEREVRVSPVDHRISKALYFDDPDGNGVEVYLDTRAETGQDDWHGENRRFDPATLGV from the coding sequence ATGCCACCACATCTCGGTCACGTCCACCTGAAGGTGCGAGACGTAGACCGCGCGGTCGAGTTCTACACCGACCTGCTCGGCCTGTCGATCACCGAGCGACACGCGAACTTCGCGTTTCTCTCCTTCGGCGAGCACCACCACGACCTCGCGTTGCAGGGTCTCGGTGGCGCGTCCGCGTCGGCGTCTGCCGGAACGAGTGCGGCCGACCGCGGCGGTGACGGTGACGCCAGCGGCCGGTCTCGCGTCGGACTCTACCACACCGCCTTCGAGGTCGAGTCACCCGCAGAGCTCCGGGCCGTGTTCGACCGACTGATCGAGCGCGAGGTCCGCGTCTCGCCGGTCGATCACCGGATCAGCAAGGCGCTGTACTTCGACGACCCCGACGGGAACGGTGTCGAAGTCTACCTCGACACGCGCGCCGAGACCGGGCAGGACGACTGGCACGGCGAGAACCGCCGGTTCGATCCGGCGACGCTGGGTGTGTAG
- a CDS encoding carbon-nitrogen family hydrolase — MRLALAQLDVVGGDTDGNLDRAVQAIDRAVERGADLVALPELFNVGYFAFDSYMREAESLDGATLSRLAEVAADRNVGLLAGSIVEDLTASHDAGLTVPSADGLANTAVFFDRDGRRRAVYRKQHLFGYGSAETQLLTPGERLPTVEFEGFTLGVTTCYDLRFPELYRELTEQGVTLTLVPSAWPYPRVEHWQTLPRARAIENLAYVAVVNGSGDFDEQTLLGRSAVYDPWGTPLATCGDDPALVSAEIAPETVAEVRSEFPALDDRWE, encoded by the coding sequence ATGCGCCTCGCGCTGGCACAACTCGACGTGGTCGGCGGCGACACCGACGGTAACCTCGACCGCGCCGTCCAGGCAATCGACCGCGCGGTCGAACGCGGGGCGGACCTCGTGGCGCTCCCGGAACTGTTCAACGTCGGCTACTTCGCGTTCGACTCCTACATGCGCGAGGCCGAGTCGCTCGACGGGGCGACCCTCTCCCGACTCGCCGAGGTCGCCGCCGACCGGAACGTCGGCCTGTTGGCCGGCAGTATCGTCGAGGACCTCACCGCGAGTCACGACGCCGGCCTCACGGTCCCGTCGGCGGACGGACTGGCGAACACCGCCGTCTTCTTCGACCGCGACGGCCGGCGACGAGCGGTCTACCGCAAGCAGCACCTGTTCGGCTACGGCTCCGCGGAGACGCAGTTGCTGACGCCCGGCGAGCGACTGCCCACGGTCGAGTTCGAGGGGTTCACGCTCGGCGTGACGACCTGCTACGACCTGCGGTTCCCGGAACTGTACCGCGAGTTGACCGAGCAGGGTGTCACGCTCACGCTGGTTCCGAGCGCGTGGCCGTACCCCCGTGTCGAACACTGGCAGACACTCCCTCGGGCGCGGGCCATCGAGAACCTCGCGTACGTCGCGGTGGTCAACGGTTCGGGCGACTTCGACGAGCAGACGCTACTCGGGCGCTCGGCGGTGTACGACCCGTGGGGGACGCCGCTGGCGACCTGCGGCGACGACCCAGCCCTCGTCTCGGCCGAGATCGCCCCCGAGACGGTCGCCGAGGTGCGGTCGGAGTTCCCGGCGCTGGACGACCGCTGGGAGTGA
- a CDS encoding DHH family phosphoesterase gives MGTCMICGTEVEGRICRTHEQDVVFEFTGNRANQLTDGRFYRGTVDGYADFGVFIDLAPGVTGLLHRSELDRRLESLTWEPGDEVFVQVKNVRDNGDIDLGWSIRQSDREFRGTLVQSPDGDYEAEDADAGGAEPPADAGAEADTDDDASADDGHEETSAGSSSSESSHDAADTTDASTNGGTDSASPADFEHPEPDADRDRVAIEALSDLVGETVRIEGEVVGARQTGGPTVFELRDETGVVDCAAFVEAGVRAYPEIEVGDVVRLDGEVELRRNELQVETEGLVALVDEEAETVQRRLADALTAEARPDAVMPLAPHDPVEAVAEQLQDAAEAIRRAVLESRPIVVRHAATADGYVAGAAVERAVLPLIREEHAKSDAEYHYFTRRPLDEAVYGMDAATNDVTRMLQDKDRHDEKFPLVLLVGTGSTAESLDGLGLLDVYGASRVVVDAAAADEAVAAETDVFVNPDLAGADASDLSTGALGANLAVAVNDDVREDLAHLPAVSYWEDAPEAYLDLAGDAGYDADRVRELREAVALEAYYQSYEDKRELITDLLFEDPGGLAGHVSEQFRTKLADEVETAEENMETTEAGGVRFAVLDADAFTHRFDFPPTGLLLDELHRRNRDEGPFVTLGLAMDELYLRSTSALDVRSVAETAAETAPEAGITAVGVREGRIEFLSGAREQVKDAVVAAVAEQFD, from the coding sequence ATGGGTACGTGTATGATCTGCGGCACCGAAGTCGAGGGCCGCATCTGCCGGACGCACGAACAGGACGTTGTCTTCGAGTTCACCGGGAACCGAGCCAACCAGTTGACCGACGGCCGCTTCTACCGAGGGACGGTAGACGGCTACGCCGACTTCGGCGTCTTCATCGACCTCGCGCCGGGTGTCACCGGCCTGCTCCACCGGTCGGAACTCGACCGCCGACTGGAGAGTCTGACGTGGGAACCGGGCGACGAGGTGTTCGTCCAGGTGAAGAACGTCCGGGACAACGGCGACATCGACCTCGGCTGGTCGATCCGTCAGTCGGACCGCGAGTTCCGCGGGACCCTCGTCCAGTCGCCCGACGGCGACTACGAGGCCGAGGACGCCGACGCCGGCGGGGCCGAACCGCCGGCCGACGCGGGCGCGGAGGCCGACACCGACGACGACGCGAGCGCGGACGACGGGCACGAGGAGACGAGTGCCGGGAGCAGTTCGTCGGAGTCGAGCCACGACGCGGCCGACACGACCGACGCGAGTACCAACGGCGGCACCGACTCGGCGTCGCCCGCGGACTTCGAGCACCCCGAACCGGACGCCGACCGCGACCGCGTCGCGATTGAGGCGCTCTCCGACCTCGTCGGCGAGACGGTCCGCATCGAGGGTGAAGTCGTCGGGGCACGCCAGACGGGCGGCCCGACCGTCTTCGAACTGCGCGACGAGACGGGCGTCGTCGACTGTGCCGCCTTCGTCGAGGCCGGGGTGCGCGCGTACCCCGAGATCGAGGTCGGCGACGTCGTCAGACTCGACGGCGAGGTCGAACTCCGGAGAAACGAGCTCCAGGTCGAGACCGAAGGCCTCGTGGCACTCGTCGACGAGGAGGCGGAGACGGTCCAGCGCCGACTCGCCGACGCGCTGACCGCCGAGGCACGACCGGACGCCGTGATGCCCCTCGCGCCCCACGACCCCGTCGAGGCCGTCGCCGAGCAGTTGCAGGACGCCGCCGAGGCGATCCGCCGGGCCGTGCTCGAATCCCGGCCCATCGTCGTCCGCCACGCCGCGACCGCCGACGGCTACGTCGCCGGGGCCGCCGTCGAGCGCGCCGTCCTCCCGCTGATCCGCGAGGAGCACGCGAAGTCCGACGCCGAGTACCATTACTTCACCCGGCGACCGCTCGACGAGGCGGTCTACGGCATGGACGCCGCGACGAACGACGTGACCCGGATGCTCCAGGACAAGGACCGCCACGACGAGAAGTTCCCGCTGGTCCTGCTGGTCGGCACCGGGAGCACCGCCGAGTCGCTCGACGGCCTCGGCCTGCTGGACGTCTACGGTGCCTCGCGGGTCGTCGTCGACGCCGCGGCCGCCGACGAGGCGGTCGCCGCGGAGACCGACGTGTTCGTCAACCCCGATCTGGCCGGTGCGGACGCCTCGGACCTCTCGACTGGCGCGCTGGGTGCGAACCTCGCGGTCGCCGTCAACGACGACGTGCGCGAGGACCTCGCGCACTTGCCGGCCGTGAGCTACTGGGAGGACGCGCCGGAAGCGTACCTCGACCTCGCGGGCGACGCGGGCTACGACGCCGACCGCGTGCGGGAACTCCGTGAGGCCGTCGCGCTGGAGGCGTACTACCAGTCGTACGAGGACAAGCGCGAACTCATCACGGACCTGCTGTTCGAGGACCCCGGCGGACTGGCCGGCCACGTCTCCGAGCAGTTCCGGACGAAACTCGCCGACGAGGTCGAGACGGCCGAGGAGAACATGGAGACCACCGAGGCGGGCGGAGTTCGGTTCGCGGTGCTGGACGCCGACGCGTTCACCCACCGGTTCGACTTCCCGCCGACGGGCCTCCTGCTGGACGAACTCCACCGCCGGAACCGCGACGAGGGTCCCTTCGTGACGCTCGGTCTGGCGATGGACGAACTGTACCTGCGGAGCACCTCGGCGCTCGACGTGCGCTCGGTCGCCGAGACCGCCGCCGAGACCGCCCCCGAGGCGGGCATCACGGCGGTCGGCGTCCGCGAGGGACGCATCGAGTTCCTCTCGGGTGCCCGCGAGCAGGTGAAGGACGCGGTCGTCGCGGCCGTCGCCGAGCAGTTCGACTGA
- the gfo6 gene encoding D-xylose 1-dehydrogenase Gfo6, translated as MTLASDLTDLTARDWETGPEGVVRFAVVGLGGFARNAALPALVEADYCEPTVVVSGSAEKADRIAAEFDADHGLTYEAYADGAARDAYDAVYVVTPNALHLPHVETACEFGKGILCEKPLEATPDRAEAVVSACETAGVPLMTAYRMQTDPVVRRLRELVRSGGIGDPIQLHGGFSIDVLGGSRGPDQWRLDRDLAGGGALMDVGVYPLNTARFLLDGDPTAVAGTTSGDGPFADVDESVAFQLRFPEDVTASFTAGFSGDGERFLTIRGSEGTVELRNAFSVGGERRVRVRRDDGEIDLTGPGTDEVREEFDYFADAVLSGWDIGPDGQDGLTDVRAMQGVYESAASDEWVEL; from the coding sequence ATGACCCTCGCAAGCGACCTCACGGACCTCACAGCACGCGACTGGGAGACCGGGCCAGAGGGCGTCGTCCGGTTCGCGGTCGTCGGACTCGGCGGCTTCGCGCGGAACGCCGCACTGCCCGCACTCGTGGAGGCCGACTACTGCGAACCGACCGTGGTGGTCAGTGGCTCCGCCGAGAAAGCAGACCGGATCGCGGCGGAGTTCGACGCCGACCACGGCCTGACCTACGAGGCCTACGCCGACGGCGCGGCCCGGGACGCCTACGACGCGGTGTACGTCGTCACGCCGAACGCGCTCCACCTCCCGCACGTCGAGACTGCCTGCGAGTTCGGGAAGGGGATCCTCTGTGAGAAACCGCTGGAGGCGACCCCGGACCGCGCCGAGGCAGTCGTCTCGGCCTGCGAGACGGCCGGCGTCCCGCTGATGACCGCCTACCGGATGCAGACCGACCCGGTCGTGCGCCGACTCCGCGAACTGGTCCGGTCCGGCGGCATCGGCGACCCGATCCAACTGCACGGCGGCTTCTCCATCGACGTCCTCGGCGGGAGTCGCGGGCCGGACCAGTGGCGACTCGACCGGGACCTCGCGGGCGGCGGCGCGCTGATGGACGTCGGCGTCTACCCGCTGAACACCGCGCGGTTCCTGCTCGACGGCGATCCGACCGCCGTCGCCGGGACGACCAGTGGTGACGGTCCCTTCGCCGACGTGGACGAGTCGGTCGCGTTCCAACTCCGGTTCCCGGAGGACGTGACGGCCTCGTTCACCGCCGGGTTCTCCGGCGACGGCGAGCGGTTCCTGACGATCCGGGGGAGCGAGGGCACCGTCGAACTCCGGAACGCCTTCAGCGTCGGCGGGGAGCGCCGGGTTCGGGTTCGGCGCGACGACGGCGAGATCGACCTGACCGGCCCCGGAACCGACGAGGTGCGCGAGGAGTTCGACTACTTCGCCGACGCCGTGCTGTCGGGGTGGGATATCGGCCCCGACGGGCAGGACGGCCTGACCGACGTGCGGGCGATGCAGGGAGTGTACGAGTCGGCAGCGAGCGACGAGTGGGTCGAGTTGTGA
- a CDS encoding PQQ-binding-like beta-propeller repeat protein, with product MPTRRRLLAGLAGGAVVGTVLGTSVSLGAIDSWTPATDSWPLRRFDPANTASNRAVSAPVAPSIAWRESVLARSDSNTLVVGPDRVYAGTDAGPSGALQAVVALDRADGSHHWTADTDTGSLALFDGRLYAGPADDDLGALEIYDAATGEQVGEAETFGVGERGHLVPTPDGVFLGAGNVLTGREHGGAARWRRASHGQGVPAVADGSLYAVGYDAARYDSRTLSDVPTGEPPASAWRTSYDSLLTSLPAAVVDGTLLAPGAVPTASPDFDEDPPAPLVGIDAETGALDWRAFTDGARRPGAESDGGDADPSGVVRTTALATDGQRVYAGISSGEQSTRRHAVGWVSVDSGDQSFLLSSDDWIADLAVVGKPDGEVGTDTETAGPNEDPVLLVGTAGDWANDEPTQAGTVRAVDATRGEELWRVRVRSAVRALAPVADAVFAVLLDGSVVKLSDAESAAQK from the coding sequence ATGCCCACTCGTCGTCGCCTGCTCGCTGGACTCGCCGGTGGCGCGGTCGTCGGTACCGTCCTCGGTACCAGCGTCTCGCTCGGTGCGATCGACTCGTGGACACCGGCGACCGATTCGTGGCCGCTCCGTCGGTTCGACCCCGCGAACACGGCCAGCAACCGCGCGGTCTCGGCACCGGTCGCGCCGAGCATCGCGTGGCGCGAGTCCGTGCTGGCGCGGAGCGACTCCAACACCCTCGTCGTCGGTCCCGACCGCGTCTACGCCGGCACGGACGCCGGGCCGAGCGGCGCGTTACAGGCAGTCGTCGCACTCGACAGAGCCGACGGGAGCCACCACTGGACCGCCGACACGGACACCGGGTCACTGGCGCTGTTCGACGGCCGACTCTACGCGGGCCCGGCGGACGACGACCTCGGTGCGCTGGAGATCTACGACGCGGCGACCGGCGAACAGGTCGGCGAGGCGGAGACGTTCGGTGTCGGCGAACGCGGCCACCTCGTCCCGACACCCGACGGCGTCTTCCTCGGGGCGGGCAACGTCCTCACCGGCCGGGAGCACGGCGGCGCGGCACGCTGGCGGCGCGCGAGTCACGGACAGGGGGTCCCGGCGGTCGCCGACGGGAGTCTCTACGCGGTGGGGTACGACGCGGCACGGTACGACTCCCGCACCCTCTCTGACGTCCCGACCGGCGAACCGCCGGCGTCGGCGTGGCGAACCAGCTACGATTCGCTCCTGACCAGTCTCCCGGCGGCGGTCGTCGACGGGACGCTACTCGCGCCGGGTGCGGTGCCGACCGCGTCACCCGACTTCGACGAGGACCCGCCGGCACCACTGGTCGGCATCGACGCCGAGACCGGGGCACTCGACTGGCGTGCGTTCACCGACGGCGCGAGACGACCGGGAGCCGAGAGTGACGGCGGCGACGCGGACCCGTCCGGGGTCGTTCGCACGACTGCACTCGCCACCGACGGTCAGCGCGTCTACGCGGGAATCTCGTCGGGCGAGCAGTCCACGCGCCGACACGCGGTCGGGTGGGTGTCCGTCGACTCCGGCGACCAGTCGTTCCTGCTGTCGTCGGACGACTGGATCGCGGACCTCGCAGTCGTCGGGAAACCGGACGGGGAAGTCGGGACAGACACGGAGACGGCCGGACCGAACGAGGATCCGGTCCTCCTCGTCGGGACGGCGGGCGACTGGGCGAACGACGAACCGACGCAGGCGGGGACGGTCCGGGCCGTCGACGCGACGCGTGGCGAGGAACTGTGGCGCGTGCGCGTTCGGTCGGCGGTGCGGGCGCTGGCACCGGTCGCAGACGCGGTGTTCGCGGTGCTGCTGGACGGGAGCGTCGTGAAACTCTCGGACGCGGAGTCGGCGGCTCAGAAGTAG
- a CDS encoding DUF7123 family protein, translating into MSEYTEEEQRIVAYLRDSVSRGDRYFRAKNIAEAIGLSAKQVGSRLPKLAEKSEDVEIEKWGRARSTTWRVTVS; encoded by the coding sequence ATGAGCGAATACACCGAGGAAGAACAGCGGATCGTGGCGTACCTCCGGGATTCGGTGTCCCGAGGGGATCGCTACTTCCGCGCCAAGAACATCGCCGAGGCCATCGGTCTCTCGGCGAAGCAGGTCGGGTCCCGGCTCCCCAAGCTCGCCGAGAAGTCAGAGGACGTGGAGATCGAGAAGTGGGGACGCGCACGCTCCACCACGTGGCGCGTCACCGTGAGCTAA
- a CDS encoding ribbon-helix-helix domain-containing protein has product MREELHTIERRHERRAYECPAGHAGTSWRLEDDGFRCRVCERRDAGTGSFDALRHGETGDRVPPERLRIAPIVRQTAFDRRADGESLTHRETVRVPPCYRTAMQDLVDDGTFANNSDLIRAGIRRVLEERGVV; this is encoded by the coding sequence ATGCGCGAGGAGTTACACACCATCGAGCGACGGCACGAGCGGCGAGCCTACGAGTGTCCGGCGGGACACGCGGGGACGTCGTGGCGACTGGAAGACGATGGCTTCCGGTGTCGGGTCTGTGAACGACGGGACGCCGGAACCGGGTCCTTCGACGCGCTGCGACACGGGGAGACCGGCGATCGCGTCCCACCGGAGCGACTCCGGATCGCACCCATCGTCCGCCAGACGGCGTTCGACCGGCGAGCCGACGGGGAGAGTCTCACCCACCGGGAGACGGTCCGCGTCCCGCCCTGTTACCGCACCGCGATGCAGGATCTCGTCGACGACGGCACGTTCGCCAACAACAGTGATCTGATCCGGGCCGGCATCCGCCGGGTGTTAGAAGAACGCGGCGTCGTGTGA
- a CDS encoding DUF420 domain-containing protein: protein MATANVSGRAKEHPKAITAVLSVIGYALVGGAFAGVIPLFPELSNETVVLFSDAIAVVNSLALSCLLAGWYFIRRGEVEKHRAMMVSAFLLICGFLVLYLWKVGGGFEKSFVIEQGQFLYAYAGLVEVAYLSMLGIHIFLSVVAVPVVLYAIILGVTHTPSELKATNHARVGRIAAGAWSLSLFLGVVTYFMLNHIYSWVPR from the coding sequence ATGGCAACCGCCAACGTCAGCGGCCGGGCGAAGGAACACCCGAAGGCGATCACCGCCGTCCTGTCGGTGATCGGCTACGCGCTGGTCGGGGGTGCCTTCGCGGGTGTCATCCCGCTGTTCCCCGAACTGTCGAACGAGACGGTGGTCCTCTTCTCGGACGCCATCGCGGTCGTGAACAGTCTCGCGCTCTCCTGTCTCCTCGCCGGGTGGTACTTCATCCGGCGCGGCGAGGTCGAGAAGCACCGCGCGATGATGGTCTCGGCGTTCCTGTTGATCTGTGGCTTCCTCGTCCTCTACCTCTGGAAGGTCGGCGGGGGCTTCGAGAAGAGCTTCGTCATCGAACAGGGGCAGTTCCTGTACGCCTACGCCGGACTCGTCGAGGTCGCGTACCTCTCGATGCTCGGCATCCACATCTTCCTCTCGGTGGTCGCGGTGCCGGTGGTGCTGTACGCCATCATCCTCGGGGTGACGCACACTCCGTCGGAACTGAAGGCGACGAACCACGCCCGCGTCGGGCGGATCGCGGCCGGCGCGTGGTCGCTCTCGCTGTTCCTGGGCGTGGTGACGTACTTCATGCTGAACCACATCTACAGTTGGGTGCCCCGGTGA
- a CDS encoding DUF7525 family protein: MATESVQSDKGLGIAVVFSILAVLGALVMVAGPDQMSKAWGFAAACLAGAIAVVAVQIWN; encoded by the coding sequence ATGGCAACCGAGAGCGTGCAGTCGGACAAGGGGCTCGGCATCGCGGTCGTCTTCTCCATTCTCGCGGTGCTGGGGGCGCTGGTGATGGTCGCCGGCCCGGACCAGATGTCGAAAGCGTGGGGCTTCGCGGCCGCCTGTCTGGCGGGCGCTATCGCGGTCGTCGCGGTCCAGATCTGGAACTGA